A genomic stretch from Chitinophaga agri includes:
- the pafA gene encoding alkaline phosphatase PafA, with amino-acid sequence MRRICKLLSALALTGAMLQAGVLRAQKPVDRPKLVVGIVVDQMRWDYLYRYYDRYEAGGFKRMLGEGFSCENAFITHLPSFTAVGHSTIYTGSVPAIHGITGNDWTDQVTGRHWYCTEDTTVQPIGTTTDAGKMSPRNLLASTITDELKLATNFRSKVVGVSLKDRASILPAGHIADGAFWLDDSNASFVTSSFYMQDLPEWVKTFNARQLPAAMMSKPWNPLYPISTYVQSTADDMSWEGTFGGEKTATFPHNMQDIYPNDKGSLRTTPSGNTLTLEFAKAAIDGYKMGTGNVTDFLTINCASTDYVGHKYGPNSIEVEDTYLRLDKDLSAFFRYLDQRVGKGNYLVFLSADHGAAHSVGFMKEHQIPAGLPDGKMLSGLNAWLKERFGADKLALTGENYHIGFDLKSIEAQKLDFDAIKKATVQFLQKLPGVEFAADMDNLGNSPLPEPIKSMAANGYNPKRCGSVIIIPEPGWYSGSSKGTTHGNWNPYDTHLPLVFMGWHVKHGYTNDVVSMADIAPTIAAMLRIQMPNGAVGKPVQAVYK; translated from the coding sequence ATGAGAAGAATTTGCAAATTATTGTCTGCGCTGGCGCTTACCGGCGCCATGCTGCAGGCAGGCGTTCTCCGGGCACAAAAACCGGTAGATCGTCCGAAACTGGTAGTCGGGATTGTTGTTGATCAGATGCGTTGGGACTATCTGTACCGCTATTATGACCGATACGAGGCAGGCGGATTCAAAAGAATGCTGGGAGAAGGTTTCTCCTGCGAAAACGCTTTCATTACTCACTTACCTTCTTTTACAGCTGTAGGACATAGTACTATTTACACGGGTTCGGTGCCTGCTATTCATGGTATTACCGGCAATGACTGGACAGACCAGGTAACCGGCCGTCACTGGTATTGTACAGAAGATACTACCGTACAGCCTATCGGTACTACGACAGATGCGGGTAAAATGTCGCCTCGTAACCTGCTGGCTTCTACGATCACGGACGAGTTAAAACTGGCGACCAACTTCCGTTCCAAAGTGGTAGGTGTATCGCTGAAAGACAGGGCCTCTATCCTGCCTGCCGGCCATATCGCCGATGGTGCTTTCTGGCTGGATGACAGTAATGCCAGTTTTGTGACCAGTTCCTTTTATATGCAGGACCTGCCGGAATGGGTGAAAACTTTTAACGCGCGTCAGCTGCCGGCTGCAATGATGTCCAAACCCTGGAACCCGCTCTACCCGATCAGCACCTATGTGCAGAGCACCGCGGATGATATGAGCTGGGAAGGTACATTCGGGGGAGAGAAAACGGCTACATTCCCACACAACATGCAGGATATTTACCCGAATGACAAGGGTAGCCTGCGTACCACGCCTTCCGGAAACACCCTGACACTGGAATTTGCCAAAGCAGCGATCGATGGATATAAGATGGGTACCGGCAATGTGACAGACTTTTTAACGATCAACTGTGCTTCAACAGATTATGTTGGACATAAATATGGTCCTAACTCCATAGAGGTAGAAGATACTTACCTGCGTCTTGACAAAGACCTGTCTGCATTCTTCCGCTATCTGGACCAGCGTGTAGGTAAGGGCAATTACCTGGTGTTCCTCTCTGCCGACCATGGTGCGGCTCATTCAGTCGGTTTTATGAAAGAACATCAGATACCTGCAGGATTACCAGACGGTAAAATGCTTTCCGGCCTGAATGCATGGCTGAAAGAACGTTTCGGTGCAGATAAGCTGGCCCTGACAGGAGAAAACTATCATATAGGTTTTGATCTGAAAAGCATCGAAGCACAGAAATTGGATTTTGATGCGATTAAGAAGGCTACCGTACAATTCCTTCAGAAATTACCAGGCGTTGAGTTTGCGGCAGACATGGATAACCTGGGGAATAGCCCGCTGCCTGAGCCTATAAAGTCTATGGCTGCTAATGGATATAACCCCAAGCGCTGCGGATCAGTGATCATCATTCCTGAACCAGGCTGGTATTCCGGCTCATCCAAAGGCACGACACATGGTAACTGGAACCCATATGATACCCATTTACCACTTGTATTTATGGGCTGGCATGTGAAACATGGTTATACAAATGACGTGGTAAGCATGGCTGACATTGCACCCACTATTGCTGCAATGCTGCGTATACAGATGCCGAACGGTGCTGTAGGTAAACCGGTGCAGGCAGTATATAAGTAA
- a CDS encoding glycerophosphodiester phosphodiesterase family protein: protein MKPLQQAMLAAGLLLATTGMNACKSTKPMTAHQLPSFYKVGHRGTRGLMPENTIPSMIKAIETGANTIEFDVHITKDGQVVVYHDASFNPAYTTMPDGAEIPTASRADYTFYKMDYSRIRQFVIGEKPYPEFPQQQRIKSYAPLLSEMIDSVETYTKAHHLAPVFYLLEIKSSAKTDGTEQPAPEEYIDKLMAVKNMLPLGNRLIIQSFDARPLQVLHRRYPAVTLGFLTYDKEVNPAKQLDLLGFTPQFYNPFYQFTTPALLTLCHSRKIQVVPWTVQEAAEMKKLKEMGVDGIISDYPVRFAEAGF, encoded by the coding sequence ATGAAACCTTTACAACAAGCCATGCTGGCGGCAGGACTGCTGCTCGCCACAACAGGTATGAATGCCTGTAAATCTACGAAACCCATGACAGCACACCAGTTGCCATCATTTTACAAGGTAGGGCACCGCGGTACCCGTGGACTGATGCCGGAGAATACGATTCCTTCCATGATCAAAGCCATTGAGACAGGTGCAAACACGATCGAGTTTGATGTGCATATCACAAAAGACGGACAGGTGGTCGTATATCATGACGCCTCCTTCAATCCTGCTTATACAACCATGCCAGATGGCGCAGAAATACCGACTGCTTCCAGGGCAGACTATACCTTCTATAAGATGGACTATAGCCGCATCCGCCAGTTTGTGATCGGTGAAAAGCCATATCCTGAGTTCCCTCAGCAGCAGCGCATTAAATCCTATGCTCCTCTCCTGTCAGAGATGATTGATTCCGTAGAGACATATACTAAGGCGCATCACCTGGCACCGGTATTTTATTTACTGGAAATCAAGTCTTCCGCTAAAACAGATGGTACAGAACAACCCGCGCCGGAAGAATATATTGACAAACTGATGGCGGTGAAGAACATGCTGCCACTCGGTAACCGCCTGATTATACAGTCTTTTGACGCCCGGCCCCTGCAGGTGCTGCATCGCAGATATCCTGCTGTCACACTGGGTTTCCTGACATATGATAAGGAAGTGAACCCGGCTAAACAACTGGACCTGCTCGGATTCACTCCACAGTTCTATAATCCGTTTTACCAGTTCACAACACCTGCGTTATTAACGTTGTGCCATAGCCGGAAGATCCAGGTTGTTCCATGGACGGTACAGGAGGCAGCAGAGATGAAGAAGCTTAAGGAAATGGGCGTAGATGGTATTATCTCTGATTATCCGGTGCGGTTTGCGGAAGCAGGATTCTAA
- a CDS encoding MIP/aquaporin family protein, protein MHPLIAEFLGTMLMILLGNGVVANVILNKTKGHGGGWIVITTGWALAVFVGVVVAGPYSGAHLNPAVTLALTLAGRFEWAQLPLFAGAQLLGAMAGSLLVWIHYKDHLDDTADPGLIQACYCTAPAIRNNARNLTSEIVGTFVLLFTIFYIVSNGEFGKEKTPIGMGSLGAVPVSLLVLAIGLSLGGTTGYAINPVRDLGPRIMHAILPVKGKGGNGWDYAWIPVLGPLAGAAIAAGVFLCM, encoded by the coding sequence ATGCATCCCTTAATAGCAGAGTTTCTGGGCACCATGCTGATGATATTGCTCGGCAATGGTGTGGTTGCTAATGTGATCCTTAATAAAACAAAAGGTCATGGTGGCGGCTGGATCGTAATTACGACCGGCTGGGCACTGGCTGTATTTGTCGGTGTGGTGGTAGCAGGCCCCTACAGCGGCGCACACCTTAATCCGGCAGTGACGCTGGCACTAACTTTAGCCGGCAGGTTTGAATGGGCACAGTTGCCGTTATTTGCCGGAGCACAGTTACTGGGTGCTATGGCTGGCTCACTGCTGGTATGGATACATTATAAAGATCACCTGGATGATACAGCAGATCCGGGATTGATACAGGCCTGTTACTGTACGGCCCCGGCTATCCGTAATAATGCCCGTAACCTGACCAGTGAGATTGTCGGTACCTTTGTATTGTTGTTCACTATTTTCTATATCGTTTCGAACGGGGAGTTTGGTAAGGAGAAAACACCCATAGGCATGGGCTCCCTGGGCGCGGTGCCGGTGTCTCTGCTGGTATTGGCCATCGGCCTTTCACTGGGAGGAACAACGGGATATGCGATTAATCCGGTGAGAGACCTTGGCCCCCGTATCATGCATGCTATTCTGCCTGTGAAGGGAAAAGGCGGTAATGGCTGGGATTATGCCTGGATACCTGTACTGGGTCCACTAGCAGGGGCTGCCATCGCAGCAGGCGTATTTCTCTGCATGTAA
- the glpK gene encoding glycerol kinase GlpK translates to MKEKETTGYILALDQGTTSSRAIIFDKAGTIVSLAQKEFRQIFPQPGWVEHDANEIWSSQLGVAAEAVAKAGLRGTDIVAIGITNQRETTVVWDRHTGKPVHHAIVWQDRRTAAYCDELKAAGHEQLIREKTGLVIDAYFSATKVKWILDNVEGARERAAKGLLAFGTVDAWLVWNLTEGKTHATDITNASRTMLFNIHTQQWDEELLSLFDIPAGMLPEVKQSSELISHTTSAIFSSTIPIAGIAGDQHAALFGQMCTAPGMVKNTYGTGCFMLMNIGEQPIISQNNLVTTIAWKINGKVEYALEGSIFIAGAVVQWLRDGLGIIRSSSEVEGLAKKVVHNDGVYLVPAFAGLGAPHWDQHARGTLVGMTRGTTSAHIARAALESIAYQTMDVLQAMEADAGISIKELRVDGGATNNNLLMQFQADILNTQVVRPKVTETTAMGAAYLAGLATGFWKDQEEIARQWQVDHSFTPAGKDEDVRKWVRGWGNAVKAVKAWTKFSAQEEDAAVTK, encoded by the coding sequence ATGAAGGAAAAGGAAACAACCGGATACATCCTCGCACTCGACCAGGGTACTACCAGCTCCAGAGCGATCATATTTGACAAAGCAGGTACGATCGTATCCCTTGCACAAAAAGAGTTTCGTCAGATCTTCCCACAACCGGGATGGGTGGAGCATGATGCCAATGAGATCTGGTCCAGCCAGCTGGGAGTCGCGGCAGAAGCCGTAGCCAAAGCCGGCCTGCGGGGAACGGACATTGTAGCCATAGGTATTACCAATCAACGGGAAACAACCGTCGTATGGGACCGCCACACCGGAAAGCCGGTTCATCATGCCATCGTATGGCAGGACCGCCGTACGGCCGCTTATTGCGACGAGCTCAAAGCAGCTGGTCATGAACAGCTGATCCGTGAAAAAACAGGACTGGTCATTGACGCCTATTTCTCGGCTACGAAAGTAAAATGGATACTTGATAATGTGGAAGGTGCGCGCGAAAGAGCGGCCAAAGGGCTACTGGCATTTGGTACGGTGGATGCCTGGCTTGTATGGAACCTGACAGAAGGAAAGACGCATGCGACGGACATCACCAATGCATCCCGTACCATGTTATTTAATATACATACACAGCAGTGGGATGAAGAACTGCTCTCACTGTTCGATATTCCGGCAGGTATGTTGCCGGAAGTAAAGCAGTCCAGTGAGCTGATCAGTCATACTACCTCTGCTATTTTCTCTTCAACGATCCCTATTGCCGGTATTGCGGGCGACCAGCATGCCGCCTTATTCGGGCAGATGTGTACTGCGCCGGGAATGGTGAAGAACACCTACGGCACCGGCTGTTTCATGCTGATGAACATCGGGGAACAGCCGATCATTTCGCAGAATAACCTGGTAACCACAATTGCCTGGAAGATAAATGGCAAGGTAGAATACGCGCTGGAAGGCAGCATCTTTATTGCCGGTGCGGTTGTGCAATGGCTGAGAGATGGTCTGGGGATCATCCGCTCATCTTCCGAAGTGGAGGGACTGGCTAAGAAAGTAGTACATAATGATGGTGTGTATCTGGTGCCGGCTTTCGCCGGACTGGGGGCGCCTCACTGGGACCAGCATGCGAGAGGTACACTCGTGGGAATGACAAGGGGTACAACATCTGCACATATTGCCAGGGCCGCCCTGGAGAGCATTGCCTATCAAACCATGGATGTATTACAGGCCATGGAGGCGGATGCGGGTATCAGTATCAAAGAGTTGCGGGTGGACGGCGGGGCCACTAACAATAATCTGCTGATGCAGTTCCAGGCTGATATTCTCAATACACAGGTGGTACGCCCTAAAGTGACGGAAACAACTGCAATGGGCGCGGCTTATCTGGCAGGGTTAGCCACTGGCTTCTGGAAAGACCAGGAGGAGATCGCCCGTCAATGGCAGGTAGACCACTCTTTTACACCTGCTGGGAAAGATGAAGATGTGCGTAAATGGGTACGCGGATGGGGCAATGCTGTAAAGGCAGTAAAAGCCTGGACGAAGTTTTCCGCACAGGAAGAAGATGCTGCTGTTACAAAGTAA
- a CDS encoding glycerol-3-phosphate dehydrogenase/oxidase, which produces MNRLTFKQQIGNTASVVWDIIVIGGGATGLGVAMDAAQRGYRTLLLEQSDFAKGTSSRSTKLVHGGVRYLAQGDVGLVKEALHERGLLLANAPHLAHDQEFIIPYYKWWQGPFYGIGLKVYDLLSGRLSLGPSKVIGRNAVIKALPAIRRDKLKGGIVYHDGQFDDARLAINIAQTAAEQGAVLLNYFKVIGLDKDNAGKIAGVHAQDEETGERYQLSARSVINATGVFADEVLQMDEPGARPTIRPSQGVHIVLDASFLDSTSALMIPKTADGRVLFALPWHGKVLVGTTDTPLNAHSLEPQALEAEISFILETAAGYLIKAPTRADVLSVYAGLRPLAAPQKETDSTKEISRSHKIIIADSGLITITGGKWTTFRKMAEDTVDTAITTGGLPAVPCGTETLHIHGYTTAISMAPLDVYGSDAVEITELIEARPELKAQLHSRLPYIKAQVIWAVEHEMARTVDDVLSRRLRALLLDAHAAIDMAPEVAAIMAAELGKDKDWEQEQVKIFAAIAAHYLLPVSVPVNNQQ; this is translated from the coding sequence ATGAACAGGTTAACCTTTAAGCAACAGATAGGCAATACGGCATCAGTCGTTTGGGATATTATTGTCATCGGCGGTGGTGCGACCGGACTCGGGGTAGCTATGGATGCCGCCCAGAGAGGTTACCGCACACTGTTACTCGAACAGTCAGACTTTGCAAAAGGTACCTCCAGCCGCAGCACTAAACTCGTACATGGGGGCGTGCGGTATCTCGCCCAGGGAGATGTGGGCCTTGTGAAAGAGGCTTTGCACGAAAGAGGGTTGCTGCTGGCCAACGCGCCTCACCTGGCACATGATCAGGAGTTTATTATTCCATACTATAAATGGTGGCAGGGCCCGTTCTACGGTATCGGTCTTAAAGTATATGACCTCCTTTCCGGAAGGCTTAGCCTCGGCCCGTCAAAAGTCATTGGCCGTAACGCTGTTATCAAAGCGTTGCCGGCTATACGCAGAGATAAACTGAAAGGTGGTATTGTCTATCACGACGGACAGTTTGATGATGCCCGCCTGGCGATCAACATCGCACAAACGGCGGCAGAACAGGGCGCTGTACTGCTTAATTATTTTAAAGTCATTGGGTTAGATAAAGACAACGCAGGTAAGATCGCAGGTGTACATGCCCAGGATGAAGAAACGGGGGAAAGATATCAGCTCAGCGCCAGGTCTGTGATCAATGCAACAGGGGTTTTTGCAGATGAAGTGTTACAGATGGACGAGCCAGGCGCCCGGCCAACGATCCGCCCCAGTCAGGGTGTCCACATCGTGCTGGATGCCTCTTTTCTGGACAGTACCAGCGCATTAATGATTCCTAAAACGGCCGATGGCAGAGTGCTATTTGCACTCCCCTGGCATGGGAAGGTACTGGTGGGTACGACGGATACGCCACTCAATGCACATAGTCTGGAACCGCAGGCGCTGGAGGCAGAGATCAGTTTTATATTGGAGACGGCCGCAGGATACCTGATAAAGGCACCTACCCGTGCGGATGTTCTGAGCGTGTATGCAGGTCTTCGCCCGCTGGCCGCTCCTCAGAAAGAAACAGACAGCACCAAGGAAATATCGCGCAGTCATAAGATCATCATTGCTGATTCCGGATTGATCACCATTACCGGTGGTAAATGGACTACCTTCCGTAAAATGGCAGAAGACACCGTGGATACAGCAATTACGACCGGTGGACTGCCCGCTGTACCCTGTGGTACTGAGACCCTGCACATACATGGCTATACGACTGCTATCAGTATGGCTCCTCTGGATGTCTATGGCAGTGATGCTGTTGAAATAACCGAATTGATAGAAGCCCGGCCGGAACTGAAAGCACAGCTCCACTCCAGACTGCCTTACATAAAAGCACAGGTGATCTGGGCCGTTGAGCATGAAATGGCCAGGACAGTGGATGATGTGCTGTCCCGCAGATTACGGGCATTATTACTCGACGCACATGCCGCTATTGACATGGCCCCGGAGGTAGCCGCTATCATGGCTGCCGAACTGGGAAAGGATAAAGACTGGGAGCAGGAACAGGTGAAAATCTTTGCAGCCATAGCCGCACATTACCTGTTACCTGTATCAGTACCTGTTAATAACCAGCAATAA
- a CDS encoding DeoR/GlpR family DNA-binding transcription regulator, producing MSMINIAERHKYILDRLSEKGYVNVVDLCKELDVSGVTIRKDLKLLEDKSLLFRSHGGATVNNPYINDKPVNEKEKLRREEKNNIAVAAAAMIAPNDAIIISSGTTALALARNIHPRGHLTVITPALNVAQELLRHQEIEVLQLGGIVRNSSSSVTGTYAERILADFSCSKLFLGLEGIDIEFGLTTTNLMEAQLNARMVTAAQKTIVLADSSKFGRRGFGKICDLEDVDEIITDSGISGHVVKALEEMGINVTIV from the coding sequence ATGTCAATGATCAATATTGCAGAGAGACACAAATACATTCTTGACCGGTTGTCTGAGAAGGGGTATGTGAATGTGGTGGATCTTTGCAAAGAACTGGATGTTTCCGGTGTTACCATACGTAAAGACCTAAAGCTACTCGAAGACAAATCCCTGTTATTCCGTTCTCACGGAGGGGCAACAGTGAACAATCCGTACATTAATGATAAACCGGTTAATGAAAAGGAGAAGCTACGCCGTGAAGAGAAGAACAATATCGCGGTAGCTGCTGCTGCAATGATTGCACCAAATGACGCGATTATCATATCATCTGGCACAACAGCACTGGCGCTGGCGAGGAACATACATCCGAGAGGCCATCTTACGGTGATCACCCCGGCGCTGAATGTGGCACAGGAGTTACTGAGACACCAGGAGATAGAGGTATTACAGCTGGGAGGAATTGTGAGAAACAGTTCTTCTTCAGTAACAGGCACTTATGCTGAGCGTATACTGGCCGACTTTTCCTGCTCCAAATTATTCTTAGGGCTGGAAGGTATTGATATTGAATTCGGACTGACGACTACCAATCTGATGGAAGCACAGCTGAATGCACGTATGGTGACGGCTGCACAAAAGACGATCGTACTGGCCGATTCTTCTAAATTTGGCCGTCGCGGTTTTGGAAAGATCTGCGACCTGGAAGATGTAGATGAGATTATCACAGACAGTGGTATATCAGGACATGTGGTCAAGGCACTGGAAGAGATGGGCATTAATGTCACGATCGTATAA